The Linepithema humile isolate Giens D197 chromosome 7, Lhum_UNIL_v1.0, whole genome shotgun sequence genome has a window encoding:
- the LOC137001057 gene encoding uncharacterized protein PF3D7_1120600-like, whose translation MADNDNSTEPPVPPRRTKRKIKTTPIALSVASSDAIEATKHDATLQQKHSPPPLPPPPEICRRNKSRSVVETSQPQCDTATSCPRAESVSGQHHGENRTVDTATDVIDAKSPESRDDTISASENSAMSDNVNDDPVSKSTAPKPPFLPSLDVTSSKRRALNKYPPLFFTLRDFEDVMSSTYNRDDFANGSSANLADLHDKESSTVSMLNVGDDVCFRVTTTNRPFEKCLGKWKDPFNDDDFVQKLDDYRFENRTDKSDQINVKKSSGYDIFDNNNPTITTNENPDYRAGMKVRFAIESPNPSTSEYDLNIKIGVPCDSSRSCESILYDEQAGEQSTTSSVKSTEIREKFADIKDCGGNSGDKSYTSNNEKENSATRENDAFLLTDTNKVDTILKRIPQTCFDDRNNDINCEKIRKNDSNVISWDEHNENLKIEKKNILMSVKTITSEEYAAKQKDENEILNVSSELTENTCRFIDKSLETAYRDEKVNAAEITQKITQQEKEIFLEKTSADIKEKCVAENKNIFVKDSIQSFSNDHVDDNVNQHNSEDESRMKRISIDNLTDKSLRIKETRQMSIEENKETSEFLESKNNREELSPSEEIFVKNVPVKVRRNSFLETMLSDDSADISINCAVICKQTPSNIDKELSTPNVLTNKVGEFDTDITKESEHFCDFNNVIKTATANQVLKDSKGTKEKVTKNAGDVKNDVLNELLCNFSNIKLKIVSPENKKPALKISGDESIACSVAIDNGLSKGKESESPNLQMFKKSQSEVYNVPINVKTVDIRNDATSVEKIVKEKKFIKIEVEDKPQDLKNNHHNAANDEKIANNKNIERTKREELSCSIKDKITKNSSLNIKVDEKSSDIKSEETCVRIKTEETFKSAKNAGDAKRESKKPRDIRAPKTILKKTSAERERQRTSKFQERIPIGAPATMNKIFDSKELETIADASRRSSLRDGRIYETTSRETHDRGGKKTDEEVNADDGADVDRQRIASRSALALVENTTGSSDKCAIARKTISVTPCNNNDNNRAVTPVANVSNDQSPRDVVTITPGKVRSFVKYYEIRGDVTTAERHSKINNREKVARCKSTKSQAAPVAARNPQRPEVITVKKGKANGGRSIKSNDGDILRKTFNNAQSSTFASIVPEHLPDISICKTTEMKSKVMKEYEKTASYVFDKEMHKPLAKVSAKKSVQFLGDFTIIHSETFDGKESTVIADHEANASRKRKAPGIPRSRDFDGCQKLVHEITKMEKLPDTEKSSFQQRETVAQIHTVAGHGENSGINRFVPKPEIPQLVFYCTI comes from the exons ATGGCAGATAACGACAATTCGACTGAGCCACCCGTGCCACCGCGGCGAACGAAGCGCAAGATCAAAACTACACCGATTGCGTTATCGGTGGCGAGCAGCGATGCAATAGAAGCTACGAAACACGACGCGACACTTCAGCAAAAACATTCACCGCCGCCTCTGCCGCCCCCGCCAGAGATATGTCGACGGAACAAATCTCGATCTGTCGTCGAAACCAGCCAGCCGCAATGCGACACCGCGACGAGCTGTCCGAGAGCCGAAAGTGTCAGCGGACAACACCACGGCGAGAACCGCACCGTCGACACCGCGACAGACGTGATCGACGCGAAGTCCCCGGAATCGCGCGACGATACGATATCCGCGAGCGAGAACTCGGCGATGAGCGACAACGTAAACGATGACCCAGTTTCGAAGTCGACCGCGCCGAAACCACCATTCCTGCCTTCTCTCGACGTCACGTCGTCTAAGCGAAGAGCACTCAACAAATATCCACCGCTTTTTTTCACGCTGCGCGACTTCGAGGACGTAATGTCCTCTACATACAACAGAGACGATTTCGCGAACGGGTCTTCTGCGAATCTCGCTGATTTACACGACAAAGAATCGTCGACAGTGTCTATGTTAAACGTGGGCGACGACGTTTGTTTTCGCGTGACGACAACGAACCGTCCGTTCGAAAAGTGTCTCGGCAAATGGAAAGACCCTTTCAATGATGATGACTTCGTTCAGAAACTCGACGATTATCGATTCGAAAATAGAACGGATAAGAGCGATCagataaacgttaaaaaatcATCCGGTTATGATATTTTCGACAATAATAATCCGACGATAACAACCAATGAGAATCCGGATTATCGCGCAGGCATGAAAGTACGATTTGCGATTGAATCACCGAATCCTTCCACGTCCGAATAcgatttgaatataaaaatcggTGTGCCGTGTGATAGTTCGCGCAGCTGCGAATCCATTCTCTACGATGAACAAGCCGGCGAACAAAGCACTACTTCTTCCGTGAAGTCGACTGAAATCCGAGAGAAATTCGCGGACATAAAAGATTGCGGTGGCAATTCGGGAGATAAATCATACACTTCGAAtaacgagaaagaaaattcCGCAACAAGGGAAAACGATGCTTTTCTGTTAACAGATACAAACAAAGTTGACACGATATTAAAGAGAATTCCACAAACGTGTTTTGATGatagaaataatgatattaattgtgAGAAGATCCGTAAAAACGATTCTAATGTAATATCATGGGACGAGCACAATGAGAATCTCAAaatcgaaaagaaaaatatcctAATGTCAGTCAAAACTATCACAAGCGAGGAATATGCTGCAAAAcaaaaagatgaaaatgaaatattaaatgtttcatcCGAACTTACAGAAAACACTTGCCGCTTTATAGATAAAAGTTTAGAAACCGCATACAGAGATGAAAAGGTAAATGCGGCggaaataacacaaaaaataacacagcaggaaaaagaaatatttttggaaaaaactAGCGCTGACATCAAAGAGAAATGTGTTGctgagaataaaaatattttcgttaaaGATTCAATCCAAAGTTTTTCAAACGATCATGTGGACGATAACGTAAATCAGCATAATTCCGAGGATGAATCGAGGATGAAAAGAATTTCTATTGACAATCTCACAGACAAATCGCTCAGAATCAAAGAAACTCGACAAATGTCGATTGAGGAAAACAAGGAAACAAGCGAGTTTCTAGAATCAAAGAATAATCGCGAGGAACTTTCGCCATCAGAAGagatttttgtgaaaaatgttcCAGTAAAGGTTAGACGAAATTCTTTTCTAGAAACTATGCTGAGCGACGATTCAGCAGACATCTCAATAAATTGCGCGgtaatttgtaaacaaactCCATCAAACATAGACAAAGAATTAAGCACTCCGAACGTACTGACAAATAAAGTTGGCGAATTTGATACAGATATCACAAAAGAAAGCGAGCACTTTTGCGACTTcaataatgtgataaaaacAGCTACGGCGAACCAAGTTTTAAAGGACTCTAAGGGGACGAAAGAAAAAGTTACTAAAAACGCCGGTGATGTGAAAAATGACGTACTGAACGAATTGCTCTGCAACTTTAGTAacataaagttaaaaatagtaagtcctgaaaataaaaaaccagCATTGAAGATAAGTGGTGATGAAAGTATTGCTTGCTCGGTCGCGATCGATAACGGACTTTCCAAGGGAAAGGAAAGTGAGAGTCCTAACttgcaaatgtttaaaaaatctcaaaGTGAAGTTTACAACGTTCCTATAAACGTCAAAACTGTAGACATAAGGAATGACGCAACAAGCGTTGAGAAAATtgttaaggaaaaaaaattcataaaaatagaagTCGAGGATAAACCTCAGgatcttaaaaataatcatcatAATGCAGCAAACGATGAGAAAATcgcaaacaataaaaatattgagagaACAAAACGCGAGGAATTGTCCTGCAGTATAAAAGATAAGATCACAAAGAATAGCTCTCTGAATATAAAAGTCGATGAGAAATCTTCTGATATTAAATCAGAAGAAACCTGTGTAAGGATAAAGACCGAGGAGACGTTCAAGAGCGCAAAAAATGCTGGCGATGCCAAACGAGAGTCTAAAAAACCGCGAGATATTCGCGCTCCCAAGACTATACTTAAGAAAACAAGCGCTGAGCGCGAGCGGCAACGGACGAGCAAATTCCAGGAGAGAATTCCTATCGGAGCACCCGCAACTATGAACAAGATTTTCGACAGCAAAGAATTAGAGACGATAGCGGACGCGTCGCGCAGAAGCAGTCTGAGAGATGGGAGAATATACGAGACAACTTCCAGAGAGACTCACGATCGCGGCGGAAAAAAGACTGACGAAGAAGTAAACGCGGACGACGGAGCCGACGTTGATCGGCAGAGGATCGCGAGTCGATCGGCATTAGCGTTAGTAGAGAATACGACGGGTAGCAGCGATAAGTGTGCCATAGCTAGGAAGACTATTTCCGTAACCccttgtaataataatgacaataacAGGGCCGTAACACCCGTAGCTAACGTAAGTAACGACCAATCACCCCGCGACGTTGTAACGATAACCCCGGGTAAAGTTAGGAGCTTCGTCAAGTATTACGAGATTCGGGGCGACGTAACGACCGCCGAGAGACATtctaaaattaacaatagaGAGAAAGTAGCTAGGTGTAAGTCTACTAAGAGCCAAGCGGCGCCCGTTGCCGCGAGGAACCCGCAACGGCCGGAAGTAATAACGGTGAAAAAGGGAAAAGCAAACGGAGGCAGAAGTATTAAATCAAACGATGGTGACATTCTCAGAAAGACGTTTAATAATGCTCAATCTTCAACGTTCGCCTCGATAGTCCCGGAACATCTTCCCGATATTTCAATCTGTAAAACAACGGAAATGAAATCGAAGGTAATGAAAGAGTATGAAAAGACCGCCTCGTATGTATTTGACAAAGAAATGCATAAGCCACTCGCTAAAGTAAGCGCGAAGAAGTCAGTGCAGTTTTTAGGCGATTTTACCATTATTCACTCGGAAACTTTCGACGGGAAAGAATCTACGGTCATCGCGGACCACGAGGCGAACGCATCAAGGAAGAGGAAAGCCCCTGGAATCCCACGATCGCGAGATTTCGATGGTTGTCAGAAGCTTGTTCACGAAATCACGAAAATGGAGAAACTGCCAGACACCGAAAAGAGTTCCTTCCAGCAACGGGAGACCGTTGCTCAG atacatACAGTAGCCGGTCATGGTGAGAATTCAGGTATTAACCGCTTCGTTCCAAAACCAGAAATCCCACAGCTCGTATTTTACTGTACTATATAG